One Coffea arabica cultivar ET-39 chromosome 5c, Coffea Arabica ET-39 HiFi, whole genome shotgun sequence DNA window includes the following coding sequences:
- the LOC113689851 gene encoding calcium-dependent protein kinase 19 isoform X2 has protein sequence MGMCFSQEKPTVSKANGGVDGMYIPGTQQKPVQHTKSPAPNSQMPFKPPPSPRPVHRPDTILGKPYEDIKLHYTLGKELGRGQFGVTYLCTDIETGRQYACKSISKKKLVTKGDKEDMRREIQIMQHLSGQPNIVEFKGAYEDKHSVHLVMELCAGGELFDRIIAKGHYSEKAAASICRAIVNVVHVCHFMGVMHRDLKPENFLLSDKSENAALKATDFGLSVFIEEGKVYKDVAGSAYYVAPEVLRRRYGKEADIWSAGVMLYILLSGVPPFWAETEKGIFDAVLRGHIDFDSEPWPSISSSAKDLVRKMLTQDPKKRITAAQVLEHPWMREGEASDKPIDSAVLSRMKQFRAMNKLKKLALKVIAESLSAEEIQGLKAMFQNMDTDNSGTITYEELKSGLARLGSKLTEAEVKQLMEAADVDGNGTIDYIEFITATMHKHKLEREENLYTAFQYFDKDNSG, from the exons ATGGGGATGTGCTTTAGCCAAGAAAAACCAACAGTCTCCAAGGCCAATGGTGGTGTCGATGGAATGTATATTCCTGGGACACAGCAAAAACCTGTTCAGCACACAAAATCACCAGCTCCTAATAGCCAAATGCCCTTTAAGCCACCTCCAAGCCCCAGACCAGTTCACAGGCCAGATACAATATTGGGGAAGCCGTATGAAGATATTAAATTGCACTACACACTGGGGAAGGAATTAGGCAGGGGTCAATTTGGTGTCACATATCTGTGCACGGATATTGAAACTGGAAGACAATATGCTTGCAAGTCCATATCAAAGAAGAAGCTTGTTACCAAAGGTGACAAGGAGGATATGAGACGAGAGATTCAGATTATGCAGCATTTAAGTGGACAGCCAAACATAGTTGAATTTAAGGGTGCTTATGAGGATAAGCATTCAGTTCACCTTGTGATGGAGTTGTGTGCTGGTGGAGAGCTTTTTGATCGAATTATTGCCAAGGGACACTACAGTGAAAAAGCTGCAGCTTCAATCTGCAGGGCTATTGTCAATGTTGTTCATGTCTGCCATTTTATGGGTGTGATGCACCGTGATCTTAAGCCTGAGAACTTCTTACTGTCAGACAAGAGTGAAAATGCGGCCTTGAAAGCAACAGACTTTGGGTTGTCGGTATTTATAGAAGAAG GAAAAGTATACAAGGATGTAGCTGGGAGTGCTTATTATGTTGCACCTGAAGTTTTAAGGCGTAGGTATGGGAAGGAAGCTGACATTTGGAGTGCTGGAGTCATGCTGTATATATTACTCAGTGGTGTGCCACCCTTCTGGGCAG AAACTGAGAAGGGTATATTTGATGCTGTTTTAAGGGGACATATTGACTTTGACAGTGAACCTTGGCCATCAATCTCAAGTAGCGCGAAGGACCTTGTCCGCAAGATGCTAACACAAGACCCCAAGAAACGAATTACAGCTGCTCAAGTACTTG AGCACCCATGGATGAGAGAAGGAGAAGCATCAGACAAACCAATAGACAGTGCAGTCCTTTCCAGAATGAAGCAATTCAGAGCAAtgaacaaactcaaaaaattggCTCTGAAG GTCATTGCAGAAAGTCTCTCTGCAGAAGAAATCCAAGGGCTGAAAGCAATGTTTCAAAATATGGACACTGACAACAGTGGCACAATCACATATGAAGAACTAAAGAGTGGACTTGCTCGACTTGGGTCAAAACTCACAGAGGCAGAAGTTAAACAGTTAATGGAAGCT